In Nitrosococcus halophilus Nc 4, the genomic stretch AGCGGAGCATCGAGCGCGAGGGCCGCATTACTTGCTGTCGTCGCCGTATTTGGTTCAGACAGCCGAAAGACTGTAGTCATAACCATCTCCCCTCTGTATTAGTTTGAAATTTATCCAGTTGGCCGAGATCTTCCCGGCCTTGGCTTTCACATCAAAGGTGCCGCTAGCCCGAATGCTGGCCAGTATCCCAACATGATCGCCAGCGTACTTGCCTTGGGGTTGCGAGAGCCTGACGAGATCACCCGTTTGAAATCCCTTTACTCGCCTACACCGCCCCGCCTTGCCGCGAGGAAAGCCATATTTGTCGGTTCTGACGACTTGCCTTGTTCCGCGCCCCGTGGCTTTGATATGTAGCGCCCGATAACCTTCAGTTATTGTCACTTGCTCAGCGCTTTCGCCAACACATGCCGCGTCTATCCAATGGTCTTTGGTATAGCCTTGGCTGATCCTGTTTTTCTTGGTGCGCCCACCAGACCAAAAAGAAGTCGGCAATCCCACTGACTGAATAGTGCACCCGATGGCGTAGCGGGTAGCATTGACCGCCGCTGCATCTTTTAGAGGCAGCTTGGATTTGGACTGGATCTGGGTATACCCAAACTCGGCCGCCGTTTTGCTGTTCTTTTTTTTGTTGCAGGGCGCGCGGGCCAGGGTTAAATTAGATACCCGATTACTACCCCCCCTCGATCTCGGTATAATATGCTCAACCTCTAGCGGGATATCTTTCTTATTGCAATAAGCGCACTTCCTGTCCCACTTCTCTAGCAGATATTCGCGCACCTCATACCCCATCAACTCGCCCTGCTGATACTCAACGCCGTTAATTTCAGGGTTCTGAATTTTTTGAGTATCAAAGCGCACAGTTTCGATATGACATTCTGAAATGGGAACTCTATCTAGCAGACGATTAAACCAGCTCGAAACGTTTTCAACCCGCGAGTTTAGCGATGGCGGCAGCCAACCCTTCGGTTTTGTTCTGTTTAGAAATCGTGGCGCACGATAGCGGGTCTTTCTGCCTCTACGACCTCGGCGCAAACTACGACGACTAGCCAGCCGCTCACGGATGGCGTACCCGCGATGGGTAAGATTGGCGGCCCATAACACCACGCGCCCCTGTTGAGGAAAATTCCCAACTAAAGCCAGCCCGGTTATTTTGCTGCCCGGATCAACCTTAAATTCAACCGGCTGCGGGTTGGGATCAACCCTATATTTCAGGATGATCGTAAATGGCTGCATCCGATAAACCGCGGCCTTCCCGTCTCGCAACAGCCGTCTTGCCCTTGCTGGGCTGCATGGCATCAACGGTTTTCTATCAGTGTCTAATACAAAAACTCTATTCATTAGCTTTCGCTACTCTAAAAGTTAGGGTTCTCTCGCCAATGTTTGAAGGGTCGTTCAGTCTCGGCATTCGCTCCTGTGTCGCTCCGTAGTTCATTGCCTTTGACCTCAGTGCCTGGGGCTGAGAAATGCACCCCAGGGTGAGTCGCTTTCGCTTCAACTTCAAACGTAGCCCCGAAGGGCTGAGGCTGGTTGAGCCAACCAACTCATTCGGAAAGTTCAGGACGAACTTGGAGAATGAGTTAGGCGACGACTCAACTAATCAGTCCGCTCCCTGATTCTGGGTTACCATACGCCGGATTTTCCGTACCCCCAGGGCGACTAGTAGGGCCACCACCGGGATTGAAATACCGATGGCCAAATCAGGGTTGATAGGTAAATGAGCCGCTTTGGCTGCTTTGGCAAGGTAACCTACCAGGCCCACCACATAATAAGTGATTGCCGCTACTGAAAGACCTTCCACCGTTTCTTGCAAGTGGAGCTGGAGCTTGGCCCGTTTTGCCATGGAAGAGAGAACCTGCTGATTCTGGTGCTCAAGGGAAATATTGACTCGGGTGCGTAATAACTCACTCGCCCGGCCGATACGCCGGGATAGATTTTCCTGTAGCCGGAGCACCGTCTCACAGGTATGCATTGCCGGCCCCATGCGCCGCTCGCAGAATTCTTTAAAGGTCTGCATTCCTTGGGCTCGCAACTCACGCAATTCACTAATGCGCCGCTGCACCAGCTCATAGTAAGCCTGAGCGGCGGTGATGCGATACTGGATGGAAGAGGCCATGCTTTCGGTGGTCGCCGCTAACTTCGTCAGCTGATCCAGAAGCGCTGGTTCTTCCTCGGTGGTGGCCGAGGCGATGGCTTCGGTAATCTTGGCTAATTCTTGCTCAGCGCGCCCCAACTTCGGCATGGTTCTGCGCGCCAGTGGGTAGGTGGGCAGTGCTTGCATGAGATAGGACTCAATTTCCAGCAACCGTTGTACCATCCGCCCGGCCTGACGTGGGGTGAGGCTAATGTCTTTGATGATAAATCGGCTAAAGCCGTCCCCATGGATACGAAAGTCGGCGTAAGCAATGGCCGCCCCTTCGCCGGTGCGGGCGCCGGTGAGCACATTACCCTCAAATAGATCTGCCAGCTCATCAGGACTGCGTGGTTTTTCGGGCATGGGATAGATGGCCAGGTGGGCAGCGACTAGGGTTTGTCCTGGTAACCCTGCTAGCCAGTCTTGGGGCACGCTTTCGATGACGGTGTTGGCGAAGGGTTCCTGGAAGGGGCCGCGCCGAAAAAAAGTGTAGCTGGTGAATTCCGTATGCTTCTGCCATTTGAGGCGAAATGGACCCAGATCGATGCGAAAGTGATTGCTTTTTGGAACTAGGATGGGGTGGCCAAAGCGGGCGCAAATCTCGGCGAGTTTTTCCCGTTCCAGCCCTTCCCTTCCAGGATCCGAGGTAAGCACAAGGTGTGATACTTGCTCCGGGGGAACGAGTGATTCTGGCGGCCGGGCGTGCAGTTCGTTGTTGAGTAACCACCGTTGAGGATGATCGGCAGGTATCGTCATAAGTCTAGGTTTGGGCTTGCTTCTGGTGAGGTAAAACTTCTGATTTTACCGAATTTTGGTCATTGATTATGTTCAAAATTACCACCCCTGCAAAAATTTTCACTGTAAAAGGTCCTATATTTTATGGAAAAGCGGAGGTATAGGGTAATTATGAAGTCGGTAAAGCAAGAAAGTGGGCATGCCCATACAGTAGAGGCCGTATTACAGCGGATAGGCAGTGACCGTCTGGGATTGACCCAGAGCGAGGCAGAGCAACGCCTTCAGCAGTATGGTCCCAACCGGCTCACCCCGCCTAAGAGAAGGGGACCCATAGAACGCTTTCTGGTCCAATTTCATAATGTGCTCATTTATGTGCTGCTTGCCGCCGCTGTTGTCACCGCTTTGCTCGCCCATTGGGTAGATACGGGGGTCATTCTCGGGGTCGTGGTGCTCAATGCCCTGATTGGTTTTATTCAGGAAGGAAAAGCTGAGCAGGCGCTAGAGGCCCTCCGCCACCTCCTTTCGCCCCAAGCCAGCGTATTACGGGATGGTCGGCATAGGATGATACCTGCTGAGCAGTTGGTCCCTGGCGATGTGGTTACCCTACAGTCAGGGGATAAGGTGCCCGCAGATCTTCGCCTTATCCGGGTGAAGAACTTACGCATTGAGGAAGCCGCCCTGACCGGAGAATCCATGCCGGTGGAAAAGGCCCTTGAACCCGTTGCCGAAAATGCGTCTTTGGGGGATCGGACTAACATGGCTTATTCTGGCACCTTGGTTACCTACGGGACGGCGGAAGGGGTAGTCGTTGCCACGGGGGATCATACCGAGATCGGACGTATTAGCGCCATGCTAGGGCAGGTACAAACCTTGACCACGCCTTTGCTGCGGCAGATGGCTGTGTTTGGCCGCTGGTTAACGGCGGTTATCTTAGGGGTGGCGGCGGCGGTTTTTGCCTTTGGGGTAGGGGTCCGAGGTTATTCTTTTCATGAGATGTTTCTTGCCGCTGTAGGGCTTGCGGTGGCAGCCATTCCGGAAGGATTGCCCGCCATTATGACCATTACCTTGGCAATGGGGGTCCAGCGCATGGCCCGGCGTAATGCCATTATTCGTCGTCTTCCCGCAGTGGAGACTTTAGGTTCTGTCAATGTGATCTGTTCTGACAAAACGGGCACCTTGACCCGGAATGAGATGACGGTGCGCACGGTGATCACCGCAGACGCTGGGTTTGAGATCAGTGGGGTAGGGTATAACCCCCATGGCGGGTTTAGCCAGCAAGGCCAGATTATCCTGATGGATGATTATCCTGGATTAGGAGAGCTTTGCCGTGCTGGCCTACTTTGCAATGATGCGATCCTCCACAATGTGGAAGCTACCTGGGTCATTCAAGGGGATCCCACTGAAGCGGCTTTAGTGAGCCTGGCGATGAAGGCGAATTTGTTACCGGAATGGGAACGGGAGGAATGGCAGCGTGTTGATGTGATTCCCTTTGAATCAGAACACCGCTTCATGGCGACTCTGCATCATGATCGGGTGGGCCATGCTTTCATCTATCTCAAAGGGGCTCCTGAGCAGGTTTTGGAAATGTGTCACCATCAGCGTAGCCGGGGTGAAGATGAGCCGTTGGATCTACCCTATTGGCATGATCGTATTCTAGAGATGGCAAGCCGGGGTGAGCGGGTATTAGCGGTGGCTTTTCGGGTGACCCACACTGACCACTGTAATTTGCGCTTTGAGGATGTACAAGAGGGGCTGACCCTGTTGGGACTATTTGGAATTATCGATCCCCCCCGGGAGGAAGCCATTGCTGCGGTCAAGGAGTGTCAGGAAGCGGGAATCCGGGTCAAGATGATTACCGGAGATCATCTCTTGACTGCCCAGGCCATCAGTCGGCAACTGGGCCTTAAACATAGTGATCAGGCTCTAGCTGGTACAAAGTTGGAGGTCATGGATGATGAGACCCTCCGTAATGTGATTTTGGATGTGGATGTTTTCGCGCGGGCTAGCCCTGAACATAAGCTCCGTCTAGTCAAGGCCTTGCAGTCTCAAGGACGGGTTGTGGCCATGACCGGCGATGGCGTTAACGATGCACCTGCGTTGAAGCGGGCTGATGTGGGCATTGCCATGGGTCAAAAGGGTACGGAGGTGGCGAAGGAGGCTGCCGAAGCCGTGCTCGCCGATGATAATTTTGCCTCCATTGCCCAAGCGGTGAAGGAAGGGCGTACCGTCTATGACAATCTGAAGAAAGCCATCCTTTTTATTTTACCTACCAATGGGGGCGAAGCCATGGCCTTGGTCGCCGCCATTCTATTGGGCTATATGCTCCCCATTACTCCGGTGCAGATCCTATGGATTAATATGGTCACCGCAGTCACCCTTGCTCTGGCCCTTGCTTTTGAGCCCCCAGAGGGCAATGTCATGCGTCGTCCCCCCCGGGAGCCAGGGGAGCCGGTGTTATCCGGGTTTTTAGTTTGGCGGATTGTCTTTGTTTCGGTCATTTTGGTGGTAGGCACTTTCGGGCTCTTCCTGTGGTATCGCGAGCAGGGTGCCCCTATTGAATATGCCCGTACCATAGCCGTGAATACCTTGGTGATGTTCGAGATCTTCTATCTTCTCAACACCCGCTATATGACTAACTCCGTCTTATCCCGAGAGGGCCTGTTGGGTAACCGTTACGTCTTGATAGCTATTGCCGTAGTAGTAGGGCTTCAGTTGCTATTTACCTATACCGGACCGATGCAGCAACTATTTGCCAGCGTGGCTCTAGGCCTCCATGATTGGGGCTGGATTGTGCTGGTCACCTCTTCCGTATTTGTGCTCGTGGAACTAGAGAAATCCTTTTTAAGGAGAAGGAAAGAAAAGGCCCCGCCCCGGAGAGTTGAACCGCCTGTGGCGGCATTTGAGAGGTTTAAGCCCCGGAGAGTCTGGCCAGCGGCGCTCATTCTTCTACTGCTTGGCGTGGGGGTAGGCAGTTGGATATGGGTTCAGTTCGAGGGAGAGGAAAAAGAAGCGATAGTGGTGGCGGAAGCAGAAAGACAGGCGCGGCCACCTGCCGAGCCCCTGCCGGACACGCAGACTCCGGGGGTAAAAACGCCTTCTGACAGGGAGACGACGCCTGCCCCCCAGCAGCCTGAAGTGGCGGCAATACCGCTGCCGGAGAAAGAGAAGGAAGTACCGGAAAGGCCTGAAATGGTCCCTAAGCCCCCCATAAAGGAAGTGGAAGAAGAACCGGAGCAGATTGAAGTGTCTCCAGCGGCAAAGACAGTGACTGTCCAGCCGGGCGATACCCTCTCCCAGATCGCTGCACGTGCCTACGGCGATCCCACTCAATGGCCGCTTATCTATGAAGCCAATCGGGGCAAGATTGAGAACCCTAACGTCATCATCCCAGGCATGGAGCTGACTCTTCCCCCTGCACCTAAAAATCAGGACTAATCTGGACAGGCGGGCTAAACACCTAGCTAGCTAGTTAATTAAGAGTAACTTTACTAAGCTTTAAATTTAATAGAAGCCGTTTGAATTTATGTTCCAGGAGTGGAGAAGGCGCGATGGGGTCAAAACAAGAGGCGGATTCTGAAACCAGGGCAAGGCAAGCGGAAACCCAGGCAATGCAGGAATGGGAAGAGCACGAGGTCAGGGAAGAAGAAAATGAGGCCATGGAAATGACGGAAAAGGCCTATCCTCGGAAGAAGCTGACCTTGGATGAAATGATGTTTTATGGTTTGCTCATCCTTTCGGTGGTAGGGGTTGCAATCACCCAGTCTTCTGTCATTGTGGGTCGCGCCTATTGGCTGGCCATGATACCGATTATTGCGGCCACTACCCTCTATGTAGAGTGGATAAGGGGCCGTGGACAGGGAATGAGATGGCGAACGCTACTGCGAACCCAACTTTTCCACTGGGGAGCGCTTTTGGTTTCTGTAGAGTTGGTGTACATGCTTTTCAATTTTGGCCGGCTCAGCAATGAAGCTGTAAGCTTAATGATTCTCCTGTTGCTGGCGCAGACGACTTTTCAGGTAGGCGTGTACGTGGATTGGCGGTTTTCCATAGTAGCCCTGTTCCAGGCTTTTTCTCTCATCGTGCTGGCTTATTTGAAAGCTTATATATGGATAATATTGTTAGTTGCTATCGGGATAATCGCCTTGGGGATTTATTTCCGTAGAAAATTTCCAGAAAAATTTTCATTTCCCCACCGCAGTCGCTTTTAATCGTTAGAAAAACGTCCTGGCGTGTAAAAGTGGACATTGCTAGGTCACCCATGATCGTTGGGGCTTTCGGTGGCGGGCATCTTGCTCGCATGCTCACCCACTGCTTATGACTCAGTCTTTGTACACATTACTAGCAACTACGTAATTCTTACTGCCTGATATGCGTCTTGTTCGCGACTGGTTTCAGCGTCACTTTTCCAATCCTCAGGTAGCGGGCCTGGCCTTGTTACTTGTCGTTAGTTTTGCC encodes the following:
- the iscB gene encoding RNA-guided endonuclease IscB: MNRVFVLDTDRKPLMPCSPARARRLLRDGKAAVYRMQPFTIILKYRVDPNPQPVEFKVDPGSKITGLALVGNFPQQGRVVLWAANLTHRGYAIRERLASRRSLRRGRRGRKTRYRAPRFLNRTKPKGWLPPSLNSRVENVSSWFNRLLDRVPISECHIETVRFDTQKIQNPEINGVEYQQGELMGYEVREYLLEKWDRKCAYCNKKDIPLEVEHIIPRSRGGSNRVSNLTLARAPCNKKKNSKTAAEFGYTQIQSKSKLPLKDAAAVNATRYAIGCTIQSVGLPTSFWSGGRTKKNRISQGYTKDHWIDAACVGESAEQVTITEGYRALHIKATGRGTRQVVRTDKYGFPRGKAGRCRRVKGFQTGDLVRLSQPQGKYAGDHVGILASIRASGTFDVKAKAGKISANWINFKLIQRGDGYDYSLSAV
- a CDS encoding DUF3422 family protein, giving the protein MTIPADHPQRWLLNNELHARPPESLVPPEQVSHLVLTSDPGREGLEREKLAEICARFGHPILVPKSNHFRIDLGPFRLKWQKHTEFTSYTFFRRGPFQEPFANTVIESVPQDWLAGLPGQTLVAAHLAIYPMPEKPRSPDELADLFEGNVLTGARTGEGAAIAYADFRIHGDGFSRFIIKDISLTPRQAGRMVQRLLEIESYLMQALPTYPLARRTMPKLGRAEQELAKITEAIASATTEEEPALLDQLTKLAATTESMASSIQYRITAAQAYYELVQRRISELRELRAQGMQTFKEFCERRMGPAMHTCETVLRLQENLSRRIGRASELLRTRVNISLEHQNQQVLSSMAKRAKLQLHLQETVEGLSVAAITYYVVGLVGYLAKAAKAAHLPINPDLAIGISIPVVALLVALGVRKIRRMVTQNQGAD
- a CDS encoding HAD-IC family P-type ATPase yields the protein MKSVKQESGHAHTVEAVLQRIGSDRLGLTQSEAEQRLQQYGPNRLTPPKRRGPIERFLVQFHNVLIYVLLAAAVVTALLAHWVDTGVILGVVVLNALIGFIQEGKAEQALEALRHLLSPQASVLRDGRHRMIPAEQLVPGDVVTLQSGDKVPADLRLIRVKNLRIEEAALTGESMPVEKALEPVAENASLGDRTNMAYSGTLVTYGTAEGVVVATGDHTEIGRISAMLGQVQTLTTPLLRQMAVFGRWLTAVILGVAAAVFAFGVGVRGYSFHEMFLAAVGLAVAAIPEGLPAIMTITLAMGVQRMARRNAIIRRLPAVETLGSVNVICSDKTGTLTRNEMTVRTVITADAGFEISGVGYNPHGGFSQQGQIILMDDYPGLGELCRAGLLCNDAILHNVEATWVIQGDPTEAALVSLAMKANLLPEWEREEWQRVDVIPFESEHRFMATLHHDRVGHAFIYLKGAPEQVLEMCHHQRSRGEDEPLDLPYWHDRILEMASRGERVLAVAFRVTHTDHCNLRFEDVQEGLTLLGLFGIIDPPREEAIAAVKECQEAGIRVKMITGDHLLTAQAISRQLGLKHSDQALAGTKLEVMDDETLRNVILDVDVFARASPEHKLRLVKALQSQGRVVAMTGDGVNDAPALKRADVGIAMGQKGTEVAKEAAEAVLADDNFASIAQAVKEGRTVYDNLKKAILFILPTNGGEAMALVAAILLGYMLPITPVQILWINMVTAVTLALALAFEPPEGNVMRRPPREPGEPVLSGFLVWRIVFVSVILVVGTFGLFLWYREQGAPIEYARTIAVNTLVMFEIFYLLNTRYMTNSVLSREGLLGNRYVLIAIAVVVGLQLLFTYTGPMQQLFASVALGLHDWGWIVLVTSSVFVLVELEKSFLRRRKEKAPPRRVEPPVAAFERFKPRRVWPAALILLLLGVGVGSWIWVQFEGEEKEAIVVAEAERQARPPAEPLPDTQTPGVKTPSDRETTPAPQQPEVAAIPLPEKEKEVPERPEMVPKPPIKEVEEEPEQIEVSPAAKTVTVQPGDTLSQIAARAYGDPTQWPLIYEANRGKIENPNVIIPGMELTLPPAPKNQD